Within Deltaproteobacteria bacterium, the genomic segment GTACTTTTCGATAAGTTCCAGGTGTTCCTTGCGAGGCACGACTCCCAGGTAGGCGAGATATTCCGAGAAGGACCGTTCAAAATCCTCGATAGCCCGTTCCCACATCCTGAGATATCCGGAAGCTGAATCACTGGTCCGATCAAGCCCGTAAGCCTTCTGAAAAAGAGCGGTCAGTTCGTCGAACCCCTTGAATCCCTGCTGTATCCACCGCGTCATTTCTTCCATCTGTTGCTGGCCCCTGACGTAGCTCGTCAGAAAGGCACTCCAGAACTGCAGGAAATTTTTATCCACTTTTCCCTCCCTTCTTGCTCAGTTCATCATCGAGGTCCAGTTGATAGCGGACTGGCCCCCGGTACCGTTTCCCCTCTCCGAAACGTGTATGCAAAGCATACTCGGATTCCGGGTTCGACCAGGAAGTGGCCATGGCGAGGTGTCCCTTCGGGAATGGGGTTACTTCCACATCGATGAAATCCAGCGGTGCCAAGGCCGTTTCCTTTTCGACGAGGTCATCGCTTTCGCCGTAACAGATCAGCCACTTGATCCCCTTTTCCTTCATCCCATGAAGATTCAGTTTGCGACCGAAGAGCTCGATGGGAAGCGTGCCGTCCTTCCGGATGGGAATGTTGTATGACTTGAAGCTGATGTCCGTGATGCCCAGGGGAAGGTCGACCCTCTCGTATCGCAGCCAGTGCTGGATGGCGGCGACGGTCTTGTTGATCTTGACATCCTTTCCGTCACGGGAGGTGAGCATGATCATGTCACGGTACATGGAGACCAGGGGAAACTCATCCTGGATCGCCTTCAGTTTGTACACCCAGCCCATAAGTTTGCCGTCGGCGACAAGATTGCCGTTGGGCATGCGTTTTGTTCCATAGGAGAGGTCATTGAAACGTTGCGGCAGCATGACCTTGAGGAAGTTGCCCAGTCCCTTGCTCCGTGTGCCGTCCATTGGCGACACGCAGGTGATCAGCGCATCCACCAGGCCGTCGAGCTCTCCTGAGAGAATATTGCACAGCGCGTTAAACCCTCCCTGACAGTAACCGTTCAATGTGACCGGCTTTCCATGCTTCTTTTTGACGACCTCGCAGAACAGGCGGGTGTCCCGGGCGTCATCTTCACCGGTCATCAACTGAAATTCAGGCGTCGTCGCGATATTTTTATTCACCCTGATGTAAATGGGGATACCGTGATTGGCATAATTGTGAACGTAACTTTTATTGTCGCCCGGCAAAAAGGCGAGCACATTACAACCGAGAACATAGGGCGGTATGACGATCAGGGGCTTGCCGTTCTTTTTTGTCCGGACCTTCTTGTCGGTGGGAAGGATCTGGTAGAGGAAGAAACGGTCCGTTTCCGCCGTCTTGATGTAGTTGCCGCTGTCAAAGTGAAACCCGTATTCGCTCCGGATATCGCGTATCACCTGAGGAAAAGTCTGAACGACCCGTTCCATCAACTCTGCCTCGTCGGTGCTGAGGCTTTCCAGGTCTTCTCCATCGATATCGAGTATGGTGTTCATGAAGGCCGAGAACGAACGCGTGAGCTCTTTCAGGTGATAGTCGCTTGTCACGGCATAGCTGCTTGATATCGCCTGTGTGGCAAGCTGCAGGTTCATCTGCAGAATGGCCGTGTAATCCCTGATACTTTCCCAGGCGGGGATGGTCAGCAGCTTTTTCCGCTCGGCTGTCTGGAAATAGCCGACGGCGATCCAGTATGCCTCCACGAAATCGTGAAAATATTTCAGAAGGCCTTCCCAGTAAAGCTGCATTGCCTTGTTCTTTTCAAGGCCTGATATGATCATGTTCATATACAGCTCTTGAAGCCGTTCCGGGTATTCCATTAAAAAGGTGTAGAATTCTTCAGTGGGATTCAGAGGGGGTGTCATGGCAACTCCTTATGGTAAGAAAGGTTCACTTGCGTTACCGGGGGTCGCGAAAAAATTCCTCCGTTCTTTGGAAATGGCTTTCCGCGCCCTTCTTTAATTCCTCCCAGGCCTTCCTGTATGCCTGGGTCAGGCGGTGCGTCAGGAGGCTTCCGACGGCCTCCAAACCCGACAACTGCTCAAGGAGGATCAACGACATCAGATTGCCCTGCTCCTGAAAAAAATCCGTTGTATGAAACATGTTGTCGACCATCAATCTGTTCGTTTCGATGAGTAGCCGTGTTATTTTTCTTTGTCGTTCGATCATTTTTGCGAGCCTTCAACGTGCATTGACCGTAAGAAAGGGGAGGGCGGTGCCGGTCGAACTGTCGCCGCCCTCGTCGCCGTTTTCTGTGTTACTTTCCCTTGCCTTTTGATTGCAGCAAGAATTCCTCGACCTTTTTGAAGCTCTCATCAACGGTCTGTTTGAACGCTTCACGTCCCTTCTTATAGGATGCTGCCCATTCGGAAATGGCCTTTTTCCCTTCTTCGGGCATCCAGGTGGCCTGTTCGAGAAGCGAATTCACCATTTTCTCCGCCTGGTCCTGAAGCATGACCATTGCGTTGAAGCTGTTGTCAAAGGTCGTCTTGTTAAAAGTGATCATCTGTTTGAATAATTCTTTCTGGTCCATAATACCCTCCTTCTCCTGTGCTTGTCGCATTATAGTATAATCATTCTGTTTTTGCGAAAAATTCTTCCACTTTGCCGAAGTTGGCATCGATGATGGTTTTGAATTCCTCGCGCCCCTTCCGATATGATTCGGCCCATTCCCGGGCGGTCTTCATCCCTTCCTCCGGCAACCAGGTCATCTGTTGCATTGCAAC encodes:
- a CDS encoding metal transporter; translation: MTPPLNPTEEFYTFLMEYPERLQELYMNMIISGLEKNKAMQLYWEGLLKYFHDFVEAYWIAVGYFQTAERKKLLTIPAWESIRDYTAILQMNLQLATQAISSSYAVTSDYHLKELTRSFSAFMNTILDIDGEDLESLSTDEAELMERVVQTFPQVIRDIRSEYGFHFDSGNYIKTAETDRFFLYQILPTDKKVRTKKNGKPLIVIPPYVLGCNVLAFLPGDNKSYVHNYANHGIPIYIRVNKNIATTPEFQLMTGEDDARDTRLFCEVVKKKHGKPVTLNGYCQGGFNALCNILSGELDGLVDALITCVSPMDGTRSKGLGNFLKVMLPQRFNDLSYGTKRMPNGNLVADGKLMGWVYKLKAIQDEFPLVSMYRDMIMLTSRDGKDVKINKTVAAIQHWLRYERVDLPLGITDISFKSYNIPIRKDGTLPIELFGRKLNLHGMKEKGIKWLICYGESDDLVEKETALAPLDFIDVEVTPFPKGHLAMATSWSNPESEYALHTRFGEGKRYRGPVRYQLDLDDELSKKGGKSG